The proteins below come from a single Larimichthys crocea isolate SSNF chromosome XIV, L_crocea_2.0, whole genome shotgun sequence genomic window:
- the tdg.1 gene encoding G/T mismatch-specific thymine DNA glycosylase isoform X1 encodes MEEKLNGSFPVVSPEYLHQWVQSAQQFQALQAQYSGFNSNHQLHYPEGQAGETAMANPEPMMDQQEPANLAKPPAKKRGRQTQPKEPKAPKAPKPPKVPKAPKAPKPPKPPKDPNAPKAKPGPKPKKATEAQGDGKQEKIDESFKKVKRKIDRFKGMSEEEVMKRTLPDLLDYNLDYVIIGINPGLMAAFIGRWFPGPGNHFWKCLFLSGFTEEQLNHMHDTTLPVKYKMGFTNMVARATPGSKDLSSKELREGGKILVEKLKKYKPLIAVFNGKCIYEMFCRELFGKKPKKLDFGLQPDKIPDCDVALYLMPSSSARCAQFPRAQDKVHFYIKLRELRDQLKGVQRTSEIEEVQYSFNLQLAKEDAKRMAIKEEQYDPGYEDAYGGAYAERGPEGEPAQSQTNGHCTFSSVENRAEGAPEAATSQTAEGQLPDGQWMTQSFADQIPDISGGPKGGSA; translated from the exons ATGGAAGAAAAGCTGAACGGATCATTCCCTGTTGTGTCCCCGGAGTATCTTCATCAGTG GGTTCAGTCTGCACAGCAGTTTCAAGCTCTCCAGGCCCAATATTCAGGCTTCAACTCCAACCATCAGTTGCACTACCCTGAGGGGCAGGCAGGAGAAACGGCCATGGCCAATCCAGAACCCATGATGGATCAGCAGGAACCTGCCAACCTGGCAAAAC CCCCAGCgaaaaagagaggcagacaaaCTCAACCCAAGGAACCCAAGGCACCCAAGGCACCCAAACCACCAAAAGTCCCAAAGGCACCCAAGGCACCAAAACCACCAAAGCCACCTAAGGACCCTAATGCACCTAAAGCTAAACCTGGTCCTAAACCCAAAAAGGCCACTGAGGCTCAGGGTGATGGCAAGCAAGAGAAGATAGATGAGAGCTTCAAGAAGGTGAAGAGGAAAATTGACCGTTTCAAGGGAATGTCCGAGGAGGAAGTCATGAAAAGAACTCTACCAGACCTGCTGGATTACAACCTGGACTATGTCATT ATTGGTATCAATCCAGGACTGATGGCAGCTTTCATTGGACGCTGGTTTCCAGGTCCTGGAAATCATTTTT GGAAGTGCCTGTTTCTGTCTGGATTTACTGAGGAACAACTCAACCACATGCATGACACCACCCTGCCCGTCAAGTACAAAATGGGCTTCACCAACATGGTGGCCAGGGCAACGCCAGGCAGCAAAGACCTCTCAAG TAAAGAGTTACGTGAAGGAGGAAAGATTCTCGTAGAGAAGCTGAAGAAGTATAAACCTCTTATTGCTGTTTTCAATGGAAAAT GCATCTATGAAATGTTCTGCAGAGAGCTGTTTGgtaaaaaaccaaaaaaactaGATTTTGGTTTGCAGCCAGACAAGATCCCCGACTGTGACGTG GCTCTGTATCTGATGCCTTCATCCAGCGCACGATGCGCTCAGTTCCCTCGTGCTCAGGACAAAGTCCACTTCTACATTAAACTGAGGGAGCTCAGAGATCAGCTGAAGGGCGTCCAACGAACCTCTGAGATCGAGGAGGTTCAGTACTCGTTTAACCTGCAACTGGCCAAGG AGGATGCCAAGAGGATGGCGATAAAGGAGGAACAATATGATCCTGGTTATGAAGACGCATACGGTGGAGCATATGCAGAGAGAGGACCTGAAGGGGAACCGGCCCAGAGCCAGACCAACGGTCACTGTACATTCTCATCTGTAGAAAacagag CAGAAGGAGCAC
- the tdg.1 gene encoding G/T mismatch-specific thymine DNA glycosylase isoform X2 encodes MEEKLNGSFPVVSPEYLHQWVQSAQQFQALQAQYSGFNSNHQLHYPEGQAGETAMANPEPMMDQQEPANLAKPPAKKRGRQTQPKEPKAPKAPKPPKVPKAPKAPKPPKPPKDPNAPKAKPGPKPKKATEAQGDGKQEKIDESFKKVKRKIDRFKGMSEEEVMKRTLPDLLDYNLDYVIIGINPGLMAAFIGRWFPGPGNHFWKCLFLSGFTEEQLNHMHDTTLPVKYKMGFTNMVARATPGSKDLSSKELREGGKILVEKLKKYKPLIAVFNGKCIYEMFCRELFGKKPKKLDFGLQPDKIPDCDVALYLMPSSSARCAQFPRAQDKVHFYIKLRELRDQLKGVQRTSEIEEVQYSFNLQLAKEDAKRMAIKEEQYDPGYEDAYGGAYAERGPEGEPAQSQTNGHCTFSSVENREGAPEAATSQTAEGQLPDGQWMTQSFADQIPDISGGPKGGSA; translated from the exons ATGGAAGAAAAGCTGAACGGATCATTCCCTGTTGTGTCCCCGGAGTATCTTCATCAGTG GGTTCAGTCTGCACAGCAGTTTCAAGCTCTCCAGGCCCAATATTCAGGCTTCAACTCCAACCATCAGTTGCACTACCCTGAGGGGCAGGCAGGAGAAACGGCCATGGCCAATCCAGAACCCATGATGGATCAGCAGGAACCTGCCAACCTGGCAAAAC CCCCAGCgaaaaagagaggcagacaaaCTCAACCCAAGGAACCCAAGGCACCCAAGGCACCCAAACCACCAAAAGTCCCAAAGGCACCCAAGGCACCAAAACCACCAAAGCCACCTAAGGACCCTAATGCACCTAAAGCTAAACCTGGTCCTAAACCCAAAAAGGCCACTGAGGCTCAGGGTGATGGCAAGCAAGAGAAGATAGATGAGAGCTTCAAGAAGGTGAAGAGGAAAATTGACCGTTTCAAGGGAATGTCCGAGGAGGAAGTCATGAAAAGAACTCTACCAGACCTGCTGGATTACAACCTGGACTATGTCATT ATTGGTATCAATCCAGGACTGATGGCAGCTTTCATTGGACGCTGGTTTCCAGGTCCTGGAAATCATTTTT GGAAGTGCCTGTTTCTGTCTGGATTTACTGAGGAACAACTCAACCACATGCATGACACCACCCTGCCCGTCAAGTACAAAATGGGCTTCACCAACATGGTGGCCAGGGCAACGCCAGGCAGCAAAGACCTCTCAAG TAAAGAGTTACGTGAAGGAGGAAAGATTCTCGTAGAGAAGCTGAAGAAGTATAAACCTCTTATTGCTGTTTTCAATGGAAAAT GCATCTATGAAATGTTCTGCAGAGAGCTGTTTGgtaaaaaaccaaaaaaactaGATTTTGGTTTGCAGCCAGACAAGATCCCCGACTGTGACGTG GCTCTGTATCTGATGCCTTCATCCAGCGCACGATGCGCTCAGTTCCCTCGTGCTCAGGACAAAGTCCACTTCTACATTAAACTGAGGGAGCTCAGAGATCAGCTGAAGGGCGTCCAACGAACCTCTGAGATCGAGGAGGTTCAGTACTCGTTTAACCTGCAACTGGCCAAGG AGGATGCCAAGAGGATGGCGATAAAGGAGGAACAATATGATCCTGGTTATGAAGACGCATACGGTGGAGCATATGCAGAGAGAGGACCTGAAGGGGAACCGGCCCAGAGCCAGACCAACGGTCACTGTACATTCTCATCTGTAGAAAacagag AAGGAGCAC
- the tdg.1 gene encoding G/T mismatch-specific thymine DNA glycosylase isoform X3, translated as MANPEPMMDQQEPANLAKPPAKKRGRQTQPKEPKAPKAPKPPKVPKAPKAPKPPKPPKDPNAPKAKPGPKPKKATEAQGDGKQEKIDESFKKVKRKIDRFKGMSEEEVMKRTLPDLLDYNLDYVIIGINPGLMAAFIGRWFPGPGNHFWKCLFLSGFTEEQLNHMHDTTLPVKYKMGFTNMVARATPGSKDLSSKELREGGKILVEKLKKYKPLIAVFNGKCIYEMFCRELFGKKPKKLDFGLQPDKIPDCDVALYLMPSSSARCAQFPRAQDKVHFYIKLRELRDQLKGVQRTSEIEEVQYSFNLQLAKEDAKRMAIKEEQYDPGYEDAYGGAYAERGPEGEPAQSQTNGHCTFSSVENRAEGAPEAATSQTAEGQLPDGQWMTQSFADQIPDISGGPKGGSA; from the exons ATGGCCAATCCAGAACCCATGATGGATCAGCAGGAACCTGCCAACCTGGCAAAAC CCCCAGCgaaaaagagaggcagacaaaCTCAACCCAAGGAACCCAAGGCACCCAAGGCACCCAAACCACCAAAAGTCCCAAAGGCACCCAAGGCACCAAAACCACCAAAGCCACCTAAGGACCCTAATGCACCTAAAGCTAAACCTGGTCCTAAACCCAAAAAGGCCACTGAGGCTCAGGGTGATGGCAAGCAAGAGAAGATAGATGAGAGCTTCAAGAAGGTGAAGAGGAAAATTGACCGTTTCAAGGGAATGTCCGAGGAGGAAGTCATGAAAAGAACTCTACCAGACCTGCTGGATTACAACCTGGACTATGTCATT ATTGGTATCAATCCAGGACTGATGGCAGCTTTCATTGGACGCTGGTTTCCAGGTCCTGGAAATCATTTTT GGAAGTGCCTGTTTCTGTCTGGATTTACTGAGGAACAACTCAACCACATGCATGACACCACCCTGCCCGTCAAGTACAAAATGGGCTTCACCAACATGGTGGCCAGGGCAACGCCAGGCAGCAAAGACCTCTCAAG TAAAGAGTTACGTGAAGGAGGAAAGATTCTCGTAGAGAAGCTGAAGAAGTATAAACCTCTTATTGCTGTTTTCAATGGAAAAT GCATCTATGAAATGTTCTGCAGAGAGCTGTTTGgtaaaaaaccaaaaaaactaGATTTTGGTTTGCAGCCAGACAAGATCCCCGACTGTGACGTG GCTCTGTATCTGATGCCTTCATCCAGCGCACGATGCGCTCAGTTCCCTCGTGCTCAGGACAAAGTCCACTTCTACATTAAACTGAGGGAGCTCAGAGATCAGCTGAAGGGCGTCCAACGAACCTCTGAGATCGAGGAGGTTCAGTACTCGTTTAACCTGCAACTGGCCAAGG AGGATGCCAAGAGGATGGCGATAAAGGAGGAACAATATGATCCTGGTTATGAAGACGCATACGGTGGAGCATATGCAGAGAGAGGACCTGAAGGGGAACCGGCCCAGAGCCAGACCAACGGTCACTGTACATTCTCATCTGTAGAAAacagag CAGAAGGAGCAC